One Brassica napus cultivar Da-Ae chromosome C2, Da-Ae, whole genome shotgun sequence DNA window includes the following coding sequences:
- the BNAC02G47610D gene encoding uncharacterized protein BNAC02G47610D — protein MARSCSMWTPVLISLSPMTGDSAKLSRRRVILATSVGYPQPLLEANIKEPQKLQVLDSKDVSRRNTLLYLTAGVLGGVNFLHGEAAEARVGRKENRRKALEKLRGKAKESEPKSGDEKKKELDTEIFPLLPPPLQPQALGPLVEANLLP, from the exons ATGGCGAGATCGTGCTCAATGTGGACGCCGGTTTTGATCTCACTTTCTCCGATGACCGGAGATTCAGCTAAACTTTCCCGGCGACGGGTGATTTTAGCCACAAGTGTAGGTTATCCTCAG ccTTTACTTGAAGCAAACATTAAGGAACCGCAGAAGCTTCAAGTTCTTGATTCCAAAGATGTTTCCAGGAGAAACACGTTGCTGTATCTAACGGCTGGAGTTCTTGGTGGGGTTAACTTTCTCCACGGTGAAGCAGCAGAAGCTCGAGTAGGGAGAAAGGAGAACAGGAGAAAAGCTCTAGAGAAGCTGAGAGGGAAAGCGAAAGAGTCTGAGCCCAAGTCAGgagatgagaagaagaaagagttaGACACTGAAatatttcctcttcttcctccaccTCTCCAACCACAAGCCCTTGGACCTCTTGTTGAAGCAAACTTGTTGCCATAA